The Streptomyces sp. NBC_00440 genome contains a region encoding:
- a CDS encoding acyl carrier protein has translation MTTNDTTRTAEITAETIEAELLAHLEGRTKTKLTPDHDLFGSGLVTSMFAMELVVHLEGEYDIVISGPDLKLENFRTVQSMGSLVLRLREAVVDRG, from the coding sequence GTGACCACGAATGACACCACCCGGACTGCCGAGATCACCGCCGAGACCATCGAGGCCGAGCTGCTCGCTCACCTGGAGGGCCGGACGAAGACGAAGCTCACCCCCGACCACGACCTGTTCGGATCGGGCCTGGTCACCTCCATGTTCGCCATGGAACTCGTCGTCCACCTCGAAGGCGAGTACGACATCGTCATCTCCGGCCCCGACCTGAAGCTGGAGAACTTCCGCACGGTCCAGTCGATGGGCTCCCTGGTGCTCAGGCTCCGTGAGGCCGTGGTCGACCGTGGCTGA
- a CDS encoding 3-hydroxyacyl-CoA dehydrogenase family protein — protein sequence MTTDGQNQRLTILGAGVMGVNIATTALGHGIPVVLVDVEQSTLDRARTQISQLLRHAQLMGALPADTPAGELTTALSPVDGADATAVIEAITEDAALKAKVLAEVSGVIRRGTPLISNTSGIPIDELAEAVARPDELVGTHFMNPTYLIAMVEVIKGPRTSEETMAGVVGLLTAMRRRSVVVQDAPGFVTSRLLHPMINDAARLVEAGTADAEAVDALMEGCLGHPTGPLRTADLIGIDNLVDSLAALYTRTGDEGCRPCDLLLEKVRLGHNGRKSGRGFYDYGKALS from the coding sequence ATGACAACCGATGGACAGAACCAGCGCCTGACGATTCTCGGCGCGGGCGTGATGGGCGTGAACATCGCGACGACGGCCCTGGGCCACGGGATCCCCGTCGTCCTGGTCGACGTCGAGCAGAGCACGCTCGACCGCGCCCGCACCCAGATCTCCCAACTGCTGCGCCACGCACAGCTGATGGGGGCGCTCCCGGCGGACACCCCCGCCGGTGAGCTCACCACCGCGCTGTCCCCCGTGGACGGCGCGGACGCCACCGCGGTGATCGAGGCGATCACCGAGGACGCCGCTCTCAAGGCCAAGGTGCTGGCCGAGGTCTCCGGAGTGATCCGGCGCGGCACCCCGCTGATCTCCAACACCTCCGGCATCCCCATCGACGAACTCGCCGAAGCCGTGGCCCGGCCGGACGAACTGGTCGGCACCCACTTCATGAACCCCACCTATCTGATCGCGATGGTGGAGGTGATCAAGGGTCCGCGCACCAGCGAGGAGACGATGGCCGGGGTCGTGGGACTGCTCACGGCGATGCGGCGGCGCTCGGTCGTCGTCCAGGACGCACCCGGCTTCGTCACCAGCCGGCTGCTCCACCCCATGATCAACGACGCGGCGCGGCTGGTCGAGGCCGGCACCGCCGACGCCGAAGCGGTCGACGCCCTGATGGAAGGGTGCCTCGGGCACCCCACCGGGCCGCTGCGCACAGCCGACCTGATCGGGATCGACAACCTCGTCGACTCGCTCGCCGCGCTGTACACGCGGACCGGCGACGAGGGCTGCCGCCCCTGTGACCTGCTGCTCGAAAAGGTCCGGCTCGGCCACAACGGCCGCAAGTCGGGCCGCGGTTTCTATGACTACGGAAAGGCACTGTCGTGA